The Porites lutea chromosome 4, jaPorLute2.1, whole genome shotgun sequence genome contains a region encoding:
- the LOC140933270 gene encoding uncharacterized protein isoform X1, which translates to MTSLPGSIGWSITGDKTLDFARNPAEFIQKNIKTCKSRVFQVRALNRPHALVASNQGVKEILEDKADQLDMGYKDFGYMYSLYGDLVIFNSDDEAIRMRNALHHLFRPEEVAHFMGEVELVSSRLLNSIEDKDIVFPYKLFKLLTTEVCLQLFLGLDVEAAKGEATSIAELTIAHWHGLISVPVNFNVYGYKSGYTKAMSAKNRLLTIINKRLAEEKHCFLNAIREAEFKSKAEMANHLLLFVSALVPKALASLMTSFCIELAKPENVEKRLRAAQDDRYLENVLLEVKRLWPPFLGGRRLAKQEVIIDGYKVPAGHYVGFLTRAANCDPKIFPEAEKFLPERWDTCNQLDKDRVWTFGSGPRMCVGHKFIHKIIKLLAKHLLQSYEWELVPNQDLTYKWLPVSRPKNDIQLIFTKIGL; encoded by the exons ATGACGTCCCTGCCTGGCAGCATTGGCTGGTCAATAACAGGTGACAAGACCCTTGATTTTGCCAGAAACCCAGCtgaatttattcaaaagaacatcAAGACATGCAAGTCAAGAGTGTTTCAAGTAAGGGCTCTAAACAGGCCACATGCTCTTGTAGCTTCAAACCAGGGAGTCAAGGAAATTTTAGAAG ACAAGGCAGACCAGCTAGACATGGGCTATAAAGACTTTGGATACATGTACAGTTTGTATGGAGACTTGGTTATATTCAACAGTGATGATGAGGCAATACGGATGAGAAATGCCCTCCACCATCTGTTTAGACCTGAAGAAGTGGCCCATTTTATGGGAGAAGTTGAGTTAGTTTCTTCTAGATTACTAAACAGCATTGAAGACAAGGATATTGTTTTTCCTTATAAACTGTTCAAGCTTCTTACAACTGaggtttgtttacaattatTCCTGGGTTTGGATGTTGAAGCTGCAAAAGGAGAAGCAACATCTATCGCTGAGCTCACTATAGCTCATTGGCATG GACTTATCTCTGTTCCTGTGAATTTTAATGTGTATGGCTATAAATCAGGATACACCAAAGCAATGTCAGCAAAG AATCGTCTTTTGACCATCATCAATAAACGTCTAGCAGAGGAGAAACACTG cTTTCTTAATGCCATCAGGGAAGCAGAATTTAAATCCAAGGCTGAAATGGCAAACcaccttttgttatttgtatcCGCGTTGGTCCCAAAAGCCTTAGCGTCCTTGATGACGTCATTCTGCATCGAACTTGCAAAACCGGAAAAT GTTGAAAAACGCCTTCGGGCAGCTCAAGATGATAGATATTTAGAAAATGTGCTGTTGGAAGTGAAACGACTCTGGCCGCCGTTTTTAGGGGGGCGAAGACTTGCAAAACAG gAAGTTATTATAGATGGTTATAAAGTTCCCGCTGGCCACTATGTTGGATTTCTTACAAGAGCAGCTAACTGTGATCCTAAGATATTCCCCGAGGCAGAAAAGTTTCTACCCGAACGATGGGATACTTG TAACCAGCTTGACAAGGACCGCGTATGGACGTTTGGCTCAGGTCCCCGGATGTGCGTTGGACATAAATTCATACATAAGATTATCAAG CTTCTCGCTAAACATCTTCTTCAGTCGTACGAGTGGGAATTGGTACCGAACCAAGATCTGACGTACAAATGGCTTCCTGTTTCACGCCCCAAGAACGACATACAACTGATTTTCACAAAGATTGGATTATGA
- the LOC140933270 gene encoding uncharacterized protein isoform X2, with translation MTSLPGSIGWSITGDKTLDFARNPAEFIQKNIKTCKSRVFQVRALNRPHALVASNQGVKEILEDKADQLDMGYKDFGYMYSLYGDLVIFNSDDEAIRMRNALHHLFRPEEVAHFMGEVELVSSRLLNSIEDKDIVFPYKLFKLLTTEVCLQLFLGLDVEAAKGEATSIAELTIAHWHGLISVPVNFNVYGYKSGYTKAMSAKNRLLTIINKRLAEEKHCFLNAIREAEFKSKAEMANHLLLFVSALVPKALASLMTSFCIELAKPENVEKRLRAAQDDRYLENVLLEVKRLWPPFLGGRRLAKQEVIIDGYKVPAGHYVGFLTRAANCDPKIFPEAEKFLPERWDTW, from the exons ATGACGTCCCTGCCTGGCAGCATTGGCTGGTCAATAACAGGTGACAAGACCCTTGATTTTGCCAGAAACCCAGCtgaatttattcaaaagaacatcAAGACATGCAAGTCAAGAGTGTTTCAAGTAAGGGCTCTAAACAGGCCACATGCTCTTGTAGCTTCAAACCAGGGAGTCAAGGAAATTTTAGAAG ACAAGGCAGACCAGCTAGACATGGGCTATAAAGACTTTGGATACATGTACAGTTTGTATGGAGACTTGGTTATATTCAACAGTGATGATGAGGCAATACGGATGAGAAATGCCCTCCACCATCTGTTTAGACCTGAAGAAGTGGCCCATTTTATGGGAGAAGTTGAGTTAGTTTCTTCTAGATTACTAAACAGCATTGAAGACAAGGATATTGTTTTTCCTTATAAACTGTTCAAGCTTCTTACAACTGaggtttgtttacaattatTCCTGGGTTTGGATGTTGAAGCTGCAAAAGGAGAAGCAACATCTATCGCTGAGCTCACTATAGCTCATTGGCATG GACTTATCTCTGTTCCTGTGAATTTTAATGTGTATGGCTATAAATCAGGATACACCAAAGCAATGTCAGCAAAG AATCGTCTTTTGACCATCATCAATAAACGTCTAGCAGAGGAGAAACACTG cTTTCTTAATGCCATCAGGGAAGCAGAATTTAAATCCAAGGCTGAAATGGCAAACcaccttttgttatttgtatcCGCGTTGGTCCCAAAAGCCTTAGCGTCCTTGATGACGTCATTCTGCATCGAACTTGCAAAACCGGAAAAT GTTGAAAAACGCCTTCGGGCAGCTCAAGATGATAGATATTTAGAAAATGTGCTGTTGGAAGTGAAACGACTCTGGCCGCCGTTTTTAGGGGGGCGAAGACTTGCAAAACAG gAAGTTATTATAGATGGTTATAAAGTTCCCGCTGGCCACTATGTTGGATTTCTTACAAGAGCAGCTAACTGTGATCCTAAGATATTCCCCGAGGCAGAAAAGTTTCTACCCGAACGATGGGATACTTGGTga